In Rahnella aquatilis CIP 78.65 = ATCC 33071, one DNA window encodes the following:
- the mqo gene encoding malate dehydrogenase (quinone), whose product MRKILGMLLNRDSLGASEPAAAEDEKSVDVLLVGGGIMSATLGTYLQELEPDWSVHMIERMDSVAQESSNGWNNAGTGHSALAEMNYTPLMPDGSVDITKAVAINEAFQVSRQFMAYQVQKGVLNNPRSFINSVPHMSFVWGDENIDFLRKRFAALQESTLFRGMEYSEDPEQIRQWIPAVMDGRDPKQKVAATRTTAGTDVNFGEVTRQLVEALQKKSNFTLANGQEVRDIQRNPDKSWRVTITDLKHSHKHRVVNAKFVFIGAGGASLTLLQKSGIPEAREYGGFPVGGEFLVTENQDVVKRHLAKVYGKAAVGAPPMSVPHLDTRIIDGKQVLLFGPFATFSSKFLKNGSLWDLFGSVNSSNLLPMTHVGMGNFDLVKYLVGQVMLSDEDRHAALKEFFPEAEQKDWKRWVAGQRVQVIKKDGKHGGVLRLGTEVVSAKDGSIAALLGASPGASTAAPIMMKLLETVFKERAASAEWQAKFREIIPSYGTKLNGNIEATEKELLETSRILQLETPSMITTPVADVVQLRPLDVQAKQEPKHPADIAL is encoded by the coding sequence ATGAGAAAGATACTTGGTATGCTTCTCAACCGTGACTCACTGGGTGCCAGCGAGCCTGCGGCCGCAGAAGACGAAAAATCCGTTGATGTTTTGCTGGTCGGCGGCGGCATCATGAGTGCTACCCTGGGGACCTATCTCCAGGAACTCGAGCCGGACTGGTCGGTCCATATGATCGAACGCATGGATAGTGTGGCGCAGGAAAGCTCCAACGGCTGGAATAACGCCGGTACCGGCCATTCCGCACTGGCAGAAATGAACTATACCCCGCTGATGCCCGACGGTTCTGTCGATATCACCAAGGCCGTGGCGATCAACGAAGCCTTCCAGGTTTCCCGTCAGTTTATGGCGTATCAGGTGCAGAAAGGTGTGCTGAATAATCCGCGCTCGTTCATCAACAGCGTGCCGCACATGAGCTTTGTCTGGGGCGATGAGAATATCGATTTCCTGCGCAAACGTTTTGCTGCGTTGCAGGAAAGCACGCTGTTCCGCGGGATGGAATATTCGGAAGACCCGGAACAAATCAGACAATGGATCCCGGCAGTCATGGATGGCCGGGATCCGAAGCAGAAAGTTGCCGCAACCCGCACCACAGCAGGTACGGACGTGAACTTCGGCGAAGTGACCCGTCAGCTGGTTGAGGCGTTGCAGAAAAAATCCAATTTCACGCTGGCAAATGGTCAGGAAGTGCGCGATATCCAGCGCAATCCGGATAAAAGCTGGCGTGTCACCATTACCGACCTGAAACACAGCCACAAGCATCGCGTGGTGAACGCGAAATTCGTGTTCATCGGTGCAGGCGGTGCGTCCCTGACGCTGCTGCAAAAATCCGGCATTCCGGAAGCGCGTGAATACGGCGGTTTCCCGGTCGGCGGTGAATTCCTGGTGACAGAAAATCAGGATGTGGTGAAACGCCATCTGGCGAAGGTGTACGGCAAAGCAGCCGTGGGCGCGCCACCGATGTCCGTTCCGCATCTCGACACCCGTATTATCGATGGTAAACAGGTTCTGCTGTTCGGGCCGTTCGCCACCTTCTCCAGTAAGTTCCTGAAAAACGGTTCCCTTTGGGACCTGTTTGGCAGTGTGAACAGTTCCAACCTGTTGCCGATGACGCATGTCGGTATGGGTAACTTTGATCTGGTGAAATATCTGGTCGGGCAGGTGATGCTCAGCGATGAAGACCGTCATGCCGCGCTGAAGGAATTTTTCCCCGAAGCCGAGCAGAAAGACTGGAAACGCTGGGTGGCCGGACAACGTGTGCAGGTCATCAAAAAAGATGGCAAACACGGCGGCGTATTGCGTCTGGGCACTGAAGTAGTGAGCGCAAAAGATGGCAGTATTGCGGCGTTGCTGGGTGCATCACCGGGCGCGTCAACCGCCGCACCGATCATGATGAAACTGCTGGAAACCGTCTTTAAGGAGCGCGCAGCCAGTGCAGAATGGCAGGCCAAATTCCGGGAAATCATCCCGTCTTACGGCACCAAACTGAATGGCAATATCGAAGCGACCGAGAAAGAGTTGCTGGAAACCAGCCGCATTCTGCAACTGGAAACGCCGTCGATGATCACAACACCGGTAGCCGATGTGGTTCAGTTGCGCCCGCTGGATGTTCAGGCAAAACAAGAGCCGAAACATCCTGCGGATATTGCTTTGTAA
- the cytX gene encoding putative hydroxymethylpyrimidine transporter CytX produces the protein MKDNSIYSPQVSVPEKSRVLGWSDLFSLWFSLGMGLMVLQAGAILAPGLGLAGSLAAIVLGSAVGVALLALVGVTGGQTGMSSMASLKLSLGKRGVALPVLFNLIQLIGWGAFEIVVMRDAASLLAKRVWGDGSFWANPTLWTFTFGVVATLLAASGPLAFIRLVLRRWGIWLLLASCAWLTGYLFLHAGLSTLWHKAGDGSMPFALACDIVVSMAFSWLPLVSDYTRFGKSARQNFWGTACGYFLGSVWMMSLGVAYTLAFVSTSADANALLLALSGVALGIPLLLILVEEHENAFADIHSAAVSAGTSLPVSVGKLTLGIGLLCTLIAWAVPLTQYENFLLLIGSVFAPLFGVVLTHHFVLRRQSHENLNIRSVAAWFTGIAVYHLMANLLPDIGATIPSLLVAGLVCWGLGRKA, from the coding sequence ATGAAAGATAATAGTATTTATTCTCCTCAGGTCTCTGTGCCGGAAAAATCACGGGTGCTGGGCTGGTCTGATTTATTCTCGCTGTGGTTCTCACTCGGTATGGGCCTGATGGTGTTGCAGGCTGGGGCGATTCTGGCTCCGGGCCTCGGACTGGCGGGCTCGCTGGCAGCCATTGTGCTGGGGTCTGCCGTCGGCGTTGCGCTGCTGGCCCTGGTCGGGGTGACCGGCGGGCAGACAGGCATGTCATCAATGGCGTCGCTGAAGCTGAGTCTGGGCAAACGTGGTGTGGCGCTGCCGGTGCTGTTTAATCTGATCCAGCTGATCGGCTGGGGCGCGTTTGAAATTGTGGTGATGCGCGATGCCGCCAGTCTGCTGGCGAAACGCGTCTGGGGTGACGGCAGTTTTTGGGCGAACCCGACACTGTGGACGTTTACCTTCGGCGTCGTTGCCACCTTGCTGGCAGCCAGCGGGCCGCTGGCATTTATCCGTCTGGTGCTGCGCCGCTGGGGGATCTGGCTGTTGCTGGCGAGCTGTGCGTGGCTGACCGGTTATCTGTTCCTGCACGCCGGGTTATCCACACTGTGGCATAAAGCCGGGGACGGTTCGATGCCGTTCGCGCTGGCCTGTGACATCGTGGTGTCGATGGCATTTTCGTGGTTGCCGCTGGTGTCGGATTACACCCGTTTTGGCAAATCGGCGCGGCAAAACTTCTGGGGAACGGCCTGCGGATACTTCCTCGGCAGCGTGTGGATGATGTCACTCGGTGTCGCTTATACGCTGGCGTTTGTCAGCACATCGGCAGATGCCAATGCGCTACTGCTGGCGCTCTCAGGCGTTGCGCTGGGTATTCCACTGCTGCTGATTCTGGTGGAGGAGCATGAAAATGCCTTTGCGGATATTCACTCGGCGGCGGTGTCGGCGGGGACTTCCCTGCCGGTCAGCGTCGGCAAACTGACGCTGGGTATCGGCCTGCTGTGTACGCTGATCGCCTGGGCCGTTCCGCTGACGCAATACGAAAACTTCCTGCTGCTGATTGGCTCCGTGTTTGCGCCGCTGTTCGGTGTGGTGCTGACGCATCATTTTGTTCTGCGCAGGCAGAGCCACGAGAATCTGAATATCCGTTCTGTTGCGGCCTGGTTTACTGGCATTGCGGTTTATCATCTGATGGCAAACCTGCTGCCGGATATCGGCGCGACTATACCTTCACTGCTGGTGGCGGGGCTGGTGTGCTGGGGATTAGGGCGTAAAGCCTGA
- a CDS encoding virulence RhuM family protein, with protein MDEHITPLAPEGEFVLFRTKDGQFQVECRFESETLWLSQAAMSVLYQVTPQAITQHIKAIYAEGELIQSSTCKDYLQVQTEGKREINRQIRHYNLSVILAVGYRVRSARGTQFRQWATQTLQEYVIKGFVMDDPRLKNPPVGQSVVPDYFDEMLERIRDIRASERRIYLRIKDIFAMAADYRPTDKDTARFFQAIQNKLHFACTGLTAAEIIAQRADASQPDMGLTSFKYDQVRKTDTTIAKNYLREEEIDQLNRIISMWLDYAEDQTKRRQQIFLKSWEDKLEQFLNFNEFDVLQGSGKTSKKEADEKACQQYEKFAEQRRKLKEAEGEKSNIEALCTLAQKKR; from the coding sequence ATGGATGAACACATTACGCCTCTGGCGCCGGAAGGTGAGTTTGTTCTGTTTCGGACTAAGGATGGACAGTTTCAGGTTGAGTGTCGGTTTGAGTCGGAGACTTTGTGGTTGTCTCAGGCTGCGATGTCAGTGCTTTATCAGGTAACTCCGCAGGCGATTACCCAGCACATTAAAGCGATCTACGCTGAAGGTGAACTCATTCAAAGTTCAACCTGTAAGGATTACTTACAAGTTCAAACTGAAGGTAAAAGAGAGATAAACCGCCAAATTCGGCATTACAATTTATCGGTTATTCTTGCGGTCGGATATCGCGTCCGCTCTGCCCGTGGTACGCAATTCCGTCAGTGGGCGACACAAACCCTGCAAGAATATGTCATTAAAGGGTTTGTCATGGACGATCCACGACTGAAAAATCCGCCAGTGGGTCAGTCAGTCGTGCCGGATTATTTCGACGAAATGTTGGAGCGCATCCGGGATATACGTGCCAGCGAACGCCGTATTTATCTTCGTATCAAAGATATTTTTGCGATGGCGGCGGATTATCGGCCCACAGATAAAGATACCGCGCGTTTCTTTCAGGCAATCCAGAATAAGTTGCATTTTGCCTGCACCGGCCTTACAGCGGCGGAAATTATCGCTCAGCGCGCGGATGCCAGCCAGCCGGATATGGGACTGACCAGTTTCAAATATGATCAGGTGCGTAAGACTGATACGACGATTGCGAAAAATTACTTACGCGAAGAAGAAATTGATCAACTGAATCGCATTATTTCAATGTGGCTGGATTACGCAGAAGATCAGACTAAGCGCCGCCAGCAGATATTCTTAAAAAGCTGGGAGGATAAACTTGAGCAATTTCTCAATTTCAATGAGTTTGACGTTTTGCAGGGCAGCGGTAAAACCAGCAAAAAAGAAGCGGATGAAAAAGCCTGCCAGCAATATGAGAAATTCGCTGAACAGCGTCGCAAGCTGAAAGAGGCCGAAGGCGAAAAAAGTAATATTGAGGCGCTTTGCACTCTCGCACAGAAAAAACGTTAA
- a CDS encoding Qnr family pentapeptide repeat protein, with the protein MFTNQLFTDQRFSARQFTGETLENCRFYRCRFDSTDLSETAFVDCLFYDDEEQKGCSFQHAKLQDASFKRCDLTMADFKNVQALGCEIRECKATGADFSGASFMNMITARTWFCSAFMTKNNFSYANFSKVILEKCELWENRWTGANVQGANFSGSDLSGGEFTEFDWNNLNITHCDLTNSDLGELNIRKVDLDGVKIDDWQQSHLLEKLGVIVIHSK; encoded by the coding sequence ATGTTCACCAATCAACTCTTTACAGACCAACGTTTTAGCGCCAGGCAATTTACCGGTGAAACACTGGAAAACTGCCGCTTTTATCGCTGCCGTTTCGACAGCACCGATCTGTCGGAAACCGCGTTTGTCGATTGTCTGTTTTACGATGATGAAGAGCAAAAAGGCTGCTCTTTCCAGCATGCCAAATTGCAGGATGCCAGCTTCAAACGCTGTGATCTGACGATGGCTGATTTTAAAAACGTTCAGGCGCTGGGCTGTGAAATCCGCGAATGCAAAGCCACCGGCGCAGATTTCAGCGGTGCCAGCTTTATGAATATGATCACCGCGCGCACCTGGTTTTGCAGCGCGTTCATGACTAAAAATAACTTCAGTTATGCGAACTTCAGCAAAGTTATTCTGGAGAAATGTGAACTGTGGGAAAACCGCTGGACGGGTGCCAATGTGCAAGGCGCAAACTTCAGCGGCTCCGATCTTTCCGGCGGCGAATTCACCGAGTTCGACTGGAACAACCTCAACATCACCCATTGCGACCTGACGAACTCAGATCTGGGCGAGCTGAATATCCGTAAAGTTGATCTGGATGGCGTGAAAATCGATGACTGGCAACAGAGTCATCTGCTGGAGAAATTGGGTGTGATTGTCATTCATTCGAAATGA
- the dcp gene encoding peptidyl-dipeptidase Dcp produces MRISPLFLAITLACSQYAVGAEPTSAPALTQEHVMNHAINADNPFLKPSPLEYQAPQFNLYKDSDYEPAILEGIRQKLAEVDKIASDSAPPTFENTYVALEKSGVMLQRVQNVFGAMTGANTNDTLQKIDEDTSPKLAAMDDSIHLNSKLFARLKAVYDQRSSLKISPESQRLIEVTFKDFELAGANLSDADKDKLRALNQQAATLSTQFTNKLLAATKAGGLTVKDKAQLAGLSDAELSAAAQAAKDRKLDNAWLLVLQNTTQQPLLQSLDDREARKALYEASINRAEKGDANDTRELIAKLAKVRAEQARVLGFPSYAAWKLEDQMAKTPKAALDFMHKIVPAATARAGREAADIQAEIDKQNGGFKVAAWDWQHYAQQVRKEKYDLDDAQIKPYFELNNVLENGVFYAANLLYGITFKERKDLPVYNPDVRVFEVFDKDGKSMALFYADYYQRDNKGGGAWMSNYVDQSKLLGNKPVIYNVANFQKPAAGQPALLSWDDVITLFHEFGHTLHGLFADQEYPGLSGTATPRDFVEFPSQFNEHWASDPKVFTHFAKHYKTGEVMPQALQDKIEKASKFNKGYDMTELLAAALLDMHWHSLGADAPQQDVDKFEAESLAKDKVNLAYVPPRYRSSYFQHIWGNGYAAGYYAYLWTEMLADDAFAGITEQGGLTRENGQKFRDQILSRGNSEDLEKLYETWRGKAPSIEPMLKNRGLEE; encoded by the coding sequence ATGCGTATTTCTCCTCTTTTTCTGGCTATTACTTTGGCATGCAGCCAATACGCGGTCGGTGCAGAACCCACATCTGCACCAGCATTAACGCAGGAGCACGTCATGAATCACGCAATCAATGCAGATAACCCATTTCTGAAACCCAGCCCGCTGGAATATCAGGCACCGCAATTTAATCTCTATAAAGACAGCGATTATGAACCGGCGATCCTCGAAGGCATCCGCCAGAAACTGGCTGAAGTCGATAAAATTGCCAGCGACAGTGCACCGCCAACCTTTGAAAATACCTATGTGGCGCTGGAAAAATCCGGCGTCATGCTACAACGCGTACAGAATGTTTTTGGTGCGATGACCGGTGCGAACACCAACGATACGCTGCAAAAAATTGACGAAGATACCTCGCCAAAACTGGCGGCGATGGATGACAGCATTCATCTCAACAGCAAGCTGTTTGCGCGGCTGAAAGCGGTCTATGACCAGCGCAGCAGCCTGAAAATTTCCCCGGAATCACAGCGCCTGATTGAGGTAACTTTTAAGGATTTCGAACTGGCAGGTGCCAATCTTTCTGATGCCGATAAAGACAAACTCAGGGCGCTGAACCAGCAGGCCGCGACGCTCAGCACGCAGTTCACTAATAAATTGCTGGCCGCCACCAAAGCGGGCGGGCTGACGGTGAAAGATAAAGCGCAGCTCGCCGGGCTGAGTGATGCCGAATTATCGGCAGCCGCGCAGGCCGCCAAAGATCGCAAACTGGATAACGCCTGGCTGCTGGTGCTGCAAAACACCACCCAGCAGCCGTTGTTACAGTCGCTGGATGACCGTGAAGCGCGCAAGGCGCTGTATGAGGCCTCGATCAATCGCGCTGAAAAAGGCGATGCCAATGACACCCGCGAACTGATCGCGAAGCTGGCAAAAGTGCGTGCGGAACAGGCCCGTGTACTGGGCTTCCCGAGCTATGCGGCATGGAAGCTGGAAGACCAGATGGCGAAAACGCCTAAGGCGGCTCTGGATTTCATGCATAAAATTGTCCCGGCAGCGACCGCCCGCGCCGGGCGTGAGGCCGCTGACATTCAGGCAGAAATCGATAAACAGAACGGCGGCTTCAAAGTGGCCGCCTGGGACTGGCAGCATTACGCGCAGCAGGTGCGCAAAGAGAAATATGATCTGGACGACGCGCAGATCAAACCCTATTTCGAGCTGAATAATGTGCTGGAAAACGGTGTATTTTATGCCGCTAACCTGCTGTACGGCATCACTTTTAAAGAACGTAAAGACCTGCCGGTGTATAACCCTGATGTGCGGGTTTTTGAAGTATTCGATAAGGACGGCAAATCGATGGCGTTGTTCTACGCCGATTATTATCAGCGCGATAATAAAGGCGGTGGCGCATGGATGAGCAATTATGTCGATCAGTCGAAACTGCTGGGTAACAAGCCGGTGATTTATAATGTGGCGAATTTCCAGAAACCGGCTGCGGGGCAACCGGCGTTGCTGTCGTGGGATGACGTGATCACCCTGTTCCACGAGTTTGGTCACACGCTGCACGGCCTGTTTGCCGATCAGGAATACCCAGGCCTTTCCGGTACCGCGACGCCGCGTGATTTTGTCGAATTCCCGTCGCAGTTTAACGAGCACTGGGCGAGTGACCCGAAAGTGTTTACTCATTTTGCGAAACATTATAAAACCGGTGAAGTGATGCCGCAGGCCTTGCAGGACAAAATCGAGAAAGCCAGCAAGTTCAACAAAGGTTATGACATGACCGAACTGCTGGCGGCTGCGTTACTGGATATGCACTGGCACAGCCTGGGCGCGGACGCACCGCAGCAGGATGTCGATAAGTTCGAAGCGGAGTCGCTGGCGAAAGATAAAGTGAATCTGGCGTATGTGCCGCCGCGCTACCGTTCCAGCTATTTCCAGCACATCTGGGGTAACGGTTATGCAGCGGGATATTACGCTTATCTGTGGACCGAAATGCTGGCCGACGATGCCTTTGCGGGCATTACCGAACAGGGCGGGCTGACGCGGGAGAACGGTCAGAAATTCCGTGATCAGATCCTCTCGCGCGGCAACAGCGAAGATCTCGAAAAACTCTATGAAACCTGGCGCGGCAAAGCACCGTCGATTGAGCCGATGCTGAAAAACCGCGGGCTGGAGGAGTAA
- a CDS encoding bifunctional transcriptional activator/DNA repair enzyme AdaA, whose protein sequence is MSKIMLFDLPDDDVLYAALIARDPAYDGFAFVGVKSTGIFCRLTCPARKPKRENSVFYPSIVSAMEAGFRPCKRCQPLMQGGEKDPLVLKLLAALENEPGRKWSEGDVQAMNVDPSTVRRAFKRQFGITFLEMARLRRIGKGIDALAKGEAVIEAQLDASFESGSGFRAALTRQIGSNPSQVRKHQFLKADWLDTPIGSMLAIASRDALYLLEFIDRPALPNEIERLKLLTSSEIIFGRTPLIDQVEQELTAYFAGEKHTFATPLAEFGSLFTRKVWDALRAIPAGELRSYSALAADIGQATASRAVARANGANQISILIPCHRVIGADGSLTGYGGGLWRKRWLIEHERRMALSR, encoded by the coding sequence GTGAGTAAAATCATGCTGTTCGATTTGCCTGACGATGATGTTCTTTATGCTGCGCTGATTGCCCGTGACCCGGCTTACGACGGCTTTGCTTTTGTCGGCGTCAAAAGCACCGGTATTTTCTGCCGTCTGACTTGTCCGGCACGAAAACCTAAACGTGAGAATTCAGTATTTTATCCGTCGATAGTCAGCGCGATGGAGGCCGGGTTTCGCCCGTGTAAACGCTGCCAGCCGCTGATGCAGGGCGGAGAAAAAGACCCGCTGGTACTGAAATTGCTGGCTGCGCTGGAAAACGAGCCGGGCAGAAAGTGGAGCGAGGGCGATGTACAGGCGATGAACGTTGATCCTTCCACCGTCCGCCGGGCTTTTAAGCGACAGTTTGGCATCACCTTTCTGGAAATGGCGCGTTTGCGGCGGATCGGCAAGGGCATTGATGCGCTTGCCAAGGGTGAAGCCGTGATTGAGGCGCAACTGGATGCCAGTTTTGAATCTGGCAGCGGATTCCGTGCAGCGCTTACCCGGCAAATCGGCAGTAATCCCAGCCAGGTCAGAAAGCATCAGTTTCTGAAAGCAGACTGGCTGGATACGCCGATCGGTTCCATGCTGGCGATTGCCAGTCGCGACGCGCTGTATCTGCTGGAGTTTATTGATCGTCCGGCATTACCCAATGAAATTGAGCGGCTGAAACTGCTCACGTCATCTGAAATTATTTTTGGACGAACGCCCCTGATTGATCAGGTTGAACAGGAGCTGACCGCCTATTTCGCGGGCGAAAAACATACGTTTGCCACACCGCTGGCAGAGTTTGGTTCGTTATTTACCCGCAAAGTCTGGGATGCACTCAGGGCGATTCCGGCAGGTGAGCTGCGCAGTTATTCCGCGCTGGCGGCGGATATCGGGCAGGCAACGGCTTCCCGCGCGGTAGCCCGTGCCAACGGCGCTAATCAGATTTCAATCCTGATCCCTTGTCATCGCGTCATCGGTGCTGATGGATCGCTTACCGGTTACGGCGGCGGATTATGGCGCAAGCGGTGGCTGATTGAACACGAACGAAGAATGGCGCTGAGCCGTTAA
- a CDS encoding isocitrate lyase/phosphoenolpyruvate mutase family protein translates to MVNLTPPLAGLTAAGVSRISYGPHPYIGLMDTLRLQAGALY, encoded by the coding sequence ATGGTGAACCTGACACCGCCGCTGGCCGGACTCACGGCGGCGGGTGTCAGCCGGATAAGCTATGGTCCGCATCCTTATATCGGGCTGATGGACACCCTCAGATTGCAGGCGGGCGCGTTGTATTAG
- a CDS encoding MFS transporter: MKGMPPLILALLASSLVLTIGRGVTLPFITIYLTEHYHLLPKSVGIILGASLAIGILSSLYGGYLVDKFHHRTLITVSISLFGLSFLLLPFLPNVTGVLLVLALLNASYALLSITLKACIASWLPVEKRVKAFSMNYTLVNVGWAVGSSLGVWLAGFSPLLPFMISGMLALSTVISLTWGLRNIPHQPPQTEQEQKPLPKPNLRQTLSILAHDRRLIYFTLGSTLGSVVFGQFAGYLSQYLILVSNADFAYKIIGAVMITNAVIVIAFQYVLSSRMKQNSLLKWLLLGTIFFIIGLIGFMTAGQSVLFWVIAMAIFSFGELIVIPVEYMFIDFIAPENMKGSYYGMQNLSNLGGAINPVMCGFLLSYTAPPVMFIALIAASVGGLVFFWMGHRLAANTTRPPAI, from the coding sequence ATGAAGGGAATGCCACCGTTAATCCTCGCCTTACTCGCCAGTTCGTTAGTGCTGACTATCGGACGTGGCGTCACACTGCCGTTTATCACTATTTATCTGACTGAGCACTATCATCTGCTGCCCAAAAGCGTCGGGATTATTCTCGGTGCCAGTCTGGCGATCGGCATTCTCAGTAGTCTGTACGGCGGCTATCTGGTGGATAAATTCCATCACCGGACGCTGATTACCGTCTCAATCAGCCTGTTCGGACTGAGCTTTTTACTGCTGCCGTTTCTGCCAAATGTGACCGGCGTGCTGCTGGTTCTGGCGCTGCTCAATGCCTCTTACGCCCTGCTCAGTATCACGCTCAAAGCCTGTATCGCCAGCTGGTTGCCGGTAGAAAAAAGGGTGAAGGCATTTTCGATGAACTATACGCTGGTGAATGTCGGCTGGGCGGTGGGCTCGTCGCTTGGCGTGTGGCTGGCGGGCTTCAGCCCGCTGCTGCCGTTCATGATTTCCGGCATGCTGGCACTCAGCACCGTGATTTCCCTCACCTGGGGATTGCGCAATATCCCGCATCAGCCGCCGCAAACAGAACAGGAACAGAAACCGCTGCCGAAACCGAACCTCCGTCAGACACTGAGCATTCTGGCCCATGACCGCCGCCTGATTTACTTCACGCTGGGCAGTACGCTGGGTTCGGTGGTGTTCGGGCAATTTGCCGGTTATCTGTCGCAGTATCTGATTCTGGTGTCAAACGCCGATTTTGCCTACAAAATCATCGGCGCGGTGATGATCACCAACGCCGTGATTGTTATCGCCTTCCAGTACGTCTTAAGCAGCCGGATGAAACAAAACAGCCTGCTGAAATGGCTGCTGCTCGGCACCATTTTCTTCATCATCGGCCTGATCGGCTTTATGACCGCCGGACAATCGGTGCTGTTCTGGGTGATCGCGATGGCGATTTTCAGCTTTGGCGAACTGATTGTTATCCCGGTGGAATATATGTTTATCGACTTTATCGCACCGGAAAATATGAAGGGCAGCTATTACGGCATGCAGAACCTGAGCAATCTGGGTGGCGCGATAAACCCGGTCATGTGCGGTTTTCTGCTCAGTTACACCGCCCCGCCGGTAATGTTTATCGCACTGATCGCCGCCTCGGTTGGCGGCCTGGTGTTCTTCTGGATGGGGCACCGGCTGGCGGCTAATACAACGCGCCCGCCTGCAATCTGA